The Streptomyces luteogriseus genome includes a window with the following:
- a CDS encoding RelA/SpoT family protein, with protein sequence MSAEATNSVTPGPMPGAVSGPVTPTAPRRKARPRIDLRRLGRAALLGPAARGRLPDAISHVVEAHRAHHPEADLEPLRHAYVLAESSHRGQMRKSGEPYITHPLAVTLILAELGAETTTLTASLLHDTVEDTDVTLDQVRDQFGEEVRYLVDGVTKLEKVDYGAAAEPETFRKMLVATGNDVRVMSIKLADRLHNMRTLGVMRPEKQERIAKVTRDVLIPLAERLGVQALKTELEDLVFAILHPEEYAHTRELIVRNAARADDPLAEVADEVRGVLREADIASEVLIRPRHFVSVHRVSRKRGRLRGSDFGRVLVLVNEDADCYGVLGELHTCMKPVVSEFKDFIAVPKFNLYQSLHTAVAREDGQVVEVLIRTHQMHKVAEAGVVALGNPYAPAPEDPVDGERVDPTRPGWLSRLLDWQEAAPDPDHFWSVLREDLAQDREITVFRPDGRTLGLPEGATCVDAAYAQYGEDAHACIGARVNGRLATLSTVLRDGDTVQLLMGQDPASEPSREWLEHAHTPAARIAIQRWLAAHPAQAESQQSETRIAEDRTAPRPVGAPGPDTAPEQPADRPGTGHVLTDLPGATGRLARCCTPVPPDEITGFAVRGGAVTVHRVECAAVARMKAGGRAEVGVRWGETAECRVTLVAESFVRPHLLADLTEAMASEGAEIVSATVEPPTQQQVRHTYTVQLPDAGHLPALMRAMRNVAGVYDVSRAQPQPQGG encoded by the coding sequence ATGAGTGCGGAGGCCACGAATTCCGTGACCCCAGGCCCGATGCCGGGCGCGGTGTCAGGACCGGTGACACCGACAGCCCCCCGCAGAAAGGCCCGCCCCCGGATCGACCTGCGCCGCCTCGGACGCGCGGCGCTGCTGGGCCCGGCCGCCCGCGGCCGGCTGCCCGACGCCATCAGCCATGTCGTCGAGGCCCACCGCGCCCACCACCCCGAGGCGGACCTCGAACCCCTGCGTCACGCCTACGTCCTGGCGGAGTCCTCGCACCGCGGCCAGATGCGCAAGAGCGGCGAGCCGTACATCACGCACCCGCTCGCGGTGACCCTGATCCTCGCCGAACTCGGCGCCGAGACCACGACGTTGACCGCGTCCCTGCTGCACGACACCGTCGAGGACACGGACGTGACGCTCGACCAGGTCCGCGACCAGTTCGGTGAGGAGGTCCGCTACCTCGTCGACGGCGTCACCAAACTGGAGAAGGTCGACTACGGCGCAGCCGCCGAGCCCGAGACCTTCCGCAAGATGCTCGTCGCCACCGGCAACGACGTGCGCGTCATGTCGATCAAGCTCGCCGACCGGCTGCACAACATGCGCACCCTCGGCGTCATGCGCCCCGAGAAGCAGGAGCGCATCGCCAAGGTGACACGTGACGTGCTCATCCCGCTCGCCGAACGGCTCGGCGTCCAGGCGCTCAAGACCGAACTGGAAGACCTGGTCTTCGCGATCCTGCACCCCGAGGAGTACGCCCACACCAGGGAGCTGATCGTCCGCAACGCGGCCCGCGCGGACGACCCGCTCGCCGAGGTCGCCGACGAGGTGCGCGGTGTGCTGCGCGAGGCGGACATCGCGTCCGAAGTCCTCATCCGGCCCCGCCACTTCGTCTCGGTGCACCGCGTCTCCCGCAAGCGCGGCCGGCTCCGCGGCTCCGATTTCGGCCGCGTCCTGGTCCTGGTGAACGAGGACGCCGACTGCTACGGCGTCCTGGGTGAACTGCACACCTGTATGAAGCCGGTGGTCTCGGAGTTCAAGGACTTCATCGCCGTACCGAAGTTCAACCTGTACCAGTCGCTGCACACCGCCGTGGCGCGCGAGGACGGCCAGGTCGTCGAGGTCCTGATCCGCACGCACCAGATGCACAAGGTCGCCGAGGCCGGTGTCGTCGCCCTCGGCAACCCGTACGCACCGGCCCCCGAGGACCCGGTCGACGGCGAGCGCGTCGACCCCACCCGCCCCGGCTGGCTCTCCCGGCTCCTCGACTGGCAGGAGGCGGCACCCGACCCCGACCACTTCTGGTCGGTGCTGCGCGAGGACCTCGCCCAGGACCGCGAGATCACCGTCTTCCGGCCCGACGGCAGGACGCTCGGCCTGCCCGAGGGAGCGACCTGCGTGGACGCCGCGTACGCGCAGTACGGCGAGGACGCGCACGCCTGTATCGGGGCCCGGGTGAACGGCCGCCTGGCGACGCTGAGCACCGTCCTGAGGGACGGCGACACCGTCCAGCTCCTCATGGGCCAGGACCCGGCCTCGGAACCCTCCCGCGAGTGGCTGGAGCATGCCCATACGCCCGCGGCCCGGATCGCCATCCAGCGGTGGCTGGCCGCCCATCCGGCGCAGGCGGAGTCCCAGCAGAGCGAGACGCGGATCGCCGAGGACCGGACGGCCCCGCGGCCCGTCGGCGCACCCGGCCCGGACACTGCCCCGGAGCAGCCCGCCGACCGCCCCGGTACCGGCCATGTCCTCACCGACCTGCCCGGCGCGACCGGCCGGCTCGCCCGCTGCTGCACGCCCGTACCGCCCGATGAGATCACCGGCTTCGCGGTACGCGGAGGAGCGGTCACCGTGCACCGCGTGGAGTGCGCCGCGGTGGCGCGCATGAAGGCCGGGGGGCGTGCGGAGGTCGGCGTGCGCTGGGGGGAGACCGCCGAGTGCCGGGTCACGCTGGTCGCCGAATCGTTCGTCCGTCCCCATCTGCTGGCCGACCTCACCGAGGCCATGGCCTCCGAGGGTGCCGAGATCGTGTCGGCGACCGTCGAGCCTCCGACCCAGCAGCAGGTGCGGCACACCTACACCGTGCAGCTCCCGGACGCCGGCCACCTGCCCGCCCTGATGCGCGCGATGCGCAATGTGGCAGGGGTGTACGACGTCAGCCGGGCCCAGCCGCAGCCGCAGGGGGGCTGA
- the dapF gene encoding diaminopimelate epimerase has product MSTRIAFLKGHGTENDFVIVPDPENAIDLPPAAVAALCDRRAGIGGDGLLHVVRSAAHPEAEGMAAEAEWFMDYRNGDGSVAEMCGNGVRVFARYLQRAGHVTEGDLAVATRGGVKTVHVAKDGDVTVGMGRAVLPEGDVTVRVGERSWTARNVNMGNPHAVAFVDDLSHAGDLLSPPPISPAAAYPDGVNVEFVVDRGAGHVALRVHERGSGETRSCGTGACAVAVAAARRDGADPTVTGAPATYTVDVPGGTLVITERPDGEIEMTGPAVIVAEGEIDADWLETATSA; this is encoded by the coding sequence ATGAGCACGCGGATCGCCTTCCTCAAGGGTCACGGCACCGAGAACGACTTCGTGATCGTCCCGGACCCCGAGAACGCCATCGACCTGCCCCCGGCCGCCGTCGCCGCCCTGTGCGACCGCCGCGCGGGCATCGGCGGTGACGGGCTGCTGCATGTCGTGCGATCCGCCGCGCATCCGGAGGCCGAGGGCATGGCGGCCGAGGCGGAGTGGTTCATGGACTACCGCAACGGCGACGGCTCGGTCGCGGAGATGTGCGGCAACGGCGTGCGGGTGTTCGCGCGCTACCTCCAGCGCGCCGGTCACGTGACCGAGGGAGACCTCGCGGTCGCCACGCGCGGGGGCGTGAAGACCGTGCACGTCGCCAAGGACGGTGACGTGACCGTGGGCATGGGCCGGGCGGTGCTCCCCGAGGGCGACGTCACGGTGCGTGTCGGCGAACGCAGCTGGACCGCGCGGAACGTCAACATGGGCAACCCGCACGCGGTCGCCTTCGTGGACGACCTCTCGCACGCCGGTGATCTGCTCTCCCCGCCGCCCATCAGCCCGGCCGCCGCGTACCCGGACGGTGTGAACGTGGAGTTCGTGGTGGACCGCGGCGCCGGGCACGTCGCGCTGCGGGTGCACGAACGCGGCTCCGGCGAGACCCGCTCGTGCGGCACGGGCGCGTGCGCGGTCGCCGTGGCCGCCGCCCGCCGCGACGGCGCCGACCCGACTGTCACGGGCGCCCCCGCGACCTACACCGTGGACGTCCCCGGCGGCACCCTGGTGATCACCGAGCGGCCCGACGGCGAGATCGAGATGACCGGTCCGGCCGTGATCGTGGCCGAGGGGGAGATCGACGCGGACTGGCTGGAAACCGCCACGTCCGCGTGA
- the miaA gene encoding tRNA (adenosine(37)-N6)-dimethylallyltransferase MiaA — translation MSSAPPAPRVIAVVGPTAAGKSDLGVFLAQRLGGEVVNADSMQLYRGMDIGTAKLTPEERDGVPHHLLDIWDVTVTASVAEYQRLARERIEALLAEGRWPILVGGSGLYVRGAVDNLEFPGTDPEVRARLEEELALRGSGALHARLAAADPEAARAILPSNGRRVVRALEVIEITGRPFTANLPGHDSVYDTVQIGVDVARPELDERIARRVDRMWDAGLVDEVRALQAQGLREGRTASRALGYQQVLAALAGECTLEEARTETVRATKRFARRQDSWFRRDPRVHWLSGAAADLAELPQLALSLVERPVTA, via the coding sequence GTGAGCAGTGCACCCCCCGCCCCCCGCGTCATCGCCGTCGTCGGACCGACTGCGGCCGGAAAGTCCGATCTGGGCGTATTTCTGGCCCAGCGTCTCGGTGGTGAAGTCGTCAACGCCGACTCCATGCAGCTCTACCGAGGGATGGACATCGGCACCGCCAAGCTGACGCCCGAGGAGCGCGACGGCGTCCCCCACCACCTGCTGGACATCTGGGACGTGACCGTCACGGCCTCCGTCGCCGAGTACCAGCGCCTGGCCCGGGAGCGGATCGAGGCGCTGCTCGCCGAGGGCCGCTGGCCGATCCTGGTCGGCGGCTCCGGCCTGTATGTGCGCGGGGCCGTCGACAACCTGGAGTTCCCCGGCACCGACCCGGAGGTCCGCGCCCGCCTGGAGGAGGAACTCGCGCTGCGCGGTTCCGGCGCGCTGCACGCCCGCCTGGCCGCCGCCGACCCCGAGGCCGCCCGCGCGATCCTGCCGAGCAACGGCCGCCGGGTCGTCCGCGCGCTGGAGGTGATCGAGATCACCGGCAGGCCCTTCACGGCCAACCTCCCCGGCCACGACTCGGTGTACGACACCGTGCAGATCGGCGTCGACGTGGCCCGTCCCGAACTGGACGAGCGCATCGCGCGCCGGGTCGACCGGATGTGGGACGCCGGCCTCGTGGACGAGGTGCGCGCACTCCAGGCGCAGGGGTTGCGCGAAGGGCGTACGGCCTCGCGCGCGCTCGGCTACCAGCAGGTGCTCGCGGCGCTCGCCGGGGAGTGCACCCTCGAAGAAGCGCGGACCGAGACCGTGCGTGCCACCAAGCGCTTCGCGCGCCGCCAGGATTCATGGTTCAGGCGCGATCCGCGGGTGCACTGGTTGAGTGGAGCGGCGGCCGATCTGGCGGAACTTCCGCAGCTCGCGCTGTCCTTGGTCGAACGACCGGTTACAGCCTGA
- a CDS encoding antitoxin has translation MGFMDNVKAKLGPAKGKVSDLAQRHEGKIHHGLDKAAQAVDKTTKGKYSDRIQSGTGRAKGAMGRLTHHGDTASDTGGTTTPGAHGTKTPGTGRTAPPRDAGGTPPPEEAPPPTS, from the coding sequence ATGGGTTTCATGGACAACGTGAAAGCCAAGCTGGGCCCGGCCAAGGGCAAGGTCTCGGACCTCGCACAGCGGCACGAGGGCAAGATCCATCACGGCCTCGACAAGGCCGCGCAGGCCGTCGACAAGACGACCAAGGGCAAGTACAGCGACAGGATCCAGTCGGGCACGGGCCGGGCCAAGGGCGCCATGGGCCGTCTCACGCACCATGGCGACACCGCATCGGACACGGGCGGCACGACGACGCCCGGCGCACACGGCACGAAGACGCCCGGCACCGGCCGGACGGCTCCACCGCGGGACGCGGGCGGCACTCCGCCTCCGGAGGAGGCACCACCGCCCACCTCCTGA
- a CDS encoding class III extradiol dioxygenase subunit B-like domain-containing protein has translation MLVAAAVCPCPPLLVPEVAAGAAPELDAARAACADALGVLAAARPGRLVVAGPVDGAGVETHPQGTSGSFRGFGVDLDVRLGAAEGADTERRLPYSLAVAAWLLERTGWSDAPLEGLGVGVSYPPVLCARTGKEIAARDERVALLVMGDASACRTLKAPGYLDERAAPFDAEVARALGAADVAALSTLDTGLAHELKVSGRAPWQVLAGAADGAALGGSLLYEDAPYGVGYVVAAWS, from the coding sequence ATGCTTGTCGCCGCCGCTGTCTGCCCCTGCCCGCCCCTGCTGGTCCCCGAGGTCGCCGCGGGCGCCGCCCCGGAACTGGACGCGGCACGGGCCGCCTGCGCGGACGCGCTGGGGGTGCTCGCCGCCGCTCGGCCCGGCCGGCTCGTGGTCGCCGGACCGGTGGACGGTGCCGGGGTCGAGACGCACCCACAGGGGACATCGGGGTCCTTCCGGGGCTTCGGCGTCGACCTCGACGTACGGCTGGGAGCGGCCGAGGGCGCGGACACGGAACGGCGGCTGCCGTATTCGCTGGCGGTGGCGGCCTGGCTGCTGGAGCGGACCGGGTGGTCCGACGCCCCGCTCGAGGGCCTCGGCGTGGGGGTGTCGTACCCGCCCGTGCTGTGCGCGCGGACGGGGAAGGAGATCGCCGCCCGGGACGAGCGGGTGGCCCTGCTGGTGATGGGTGACGCCAGCGCGTGCCGGACGCTCAAGGCCCCGGGCTATCTGGACGAACGGGCGGCACCCTTCGACGCGGAGGTCGCACGCGCGCTCGGCGCGGCGGACGTGGCGGCCCTCAGCACGCTGGACACAGGGCTGGCGCACGAGCTGAAGGTGTCCGGCCGGGCCCCCTGGCAGGTCCTGGCGGGCGCGGCCGACGGTGCGGCCCTCGGAGGCTCGCTGCTGTACGAGGACGCGCCGTACGGCGTGGGGTACGTCGTCGCCGCCTGGTCGTAG